From Girardinichthys multiradiatus isolate DD_20200921_A chromosome 3, DD_fGirMul_XY1, whole genome shotgun sequence, the proteins below share one genomic window:
- the zhx2a gene encoding zinc fingers and homeoboxes protein 2a isoform X3 — MSSRRKASTPCMIRPEQTWVELDDDEDESHKMEVTENHVQEAPMNTAHPVQAEPPTDSDVTGKSSDPPTGPDKPQKEPPDPSKHQRRQQGGYECKYCTFSTQNLNTFKEHVDSNHPNVILNPLYLCAVCNFNTKKFDTLTEHNERCHPGESNFKFKRIKMNNQTILEQTIEGCSNNAVIYNTSGSLAGKGDRVDTPPLSKPNTVKTAKPKTFSTDTKRTESERGKLTPDLAKKPITALNVNGTVIIPESTLLKADSLSHIMPSLQQPINYTQVPKIAVPLNTTKYNPFLDDNLTLISSFNKFPYPTQAELSWLTAASKHPEEQIKVWFTTQRLKQGISWSPEEVEEARKKMFNGTISSVPQTLTVVAPQISSNSSSIQAADTTASKHLPSAASVLQSVPCQILGQNSLVLTPVANGSSVTCAPLALTVANQVAQSLKRPLATPVIATESKRPSIIQTLSAPTGMLKLASSKMLSFTADPNKTAEQLSVLRSSYTQCPFPEEDEIYRLIETTGLSRGEIKKWFSEQRLLNLKSVGSSPVLVRAEASAPVPDGPVKKAVPSQFPLLERVKGKSSEQLKALEESFQRSSSPTEKELDQLAQETRLSKTEVDCWFSERCALRDNMEKVLLTMASKNTEDRLERVGGSLLNGGSHREQYGKTLRSSPHPPVLSSSSSSSSSPPVLAVSSPQPPTNSSSRSPPILKSSSPQPPLLSVSSSPMPISSCSLALLREMFCQTQWPSPEEYSQLELQTNLGRTDIVRWFKDHRSALKNGETLDWMEALQKENLAEEQKTGQQQNGQISENNRSVSLEVKAVNVEEASGNVAAAENSKLSSQDKGHWLAKRLTQGVTDLSRTRKDQNNCGASDKGRWVNVTVGAGEETEGVERQRLATDAGVLTMEQPGRVTG; from the exons ATGTCAAGTCGACGCAAGGCTTCCACCCCCTGCATGATCCGACCAGAGCAGACATGGGTGGAGCTggatgatgatgaggatgaaTCACACAAAATGGAG GTAACAGAAAACCATGTTCAGGAGGCACCTATGAATACAGCCCATCCTGTCCAAGCAGAGCCACCAACCGATTCGGATGTAACAGGCAAATCCTCAGACCCCCCCACAGGTCCTGACAAACCACAAAAGGAGCCGCCAGACCCCTCCAAACATCAGCGCAGACAGCAGGGGGGCTACGAGTGCAAATATTGCACCTTCTCCACACAGAATCTTAACACTTTTAAAGAACATGTGGACTCCAATCACCCGAATGTCATCCTCAACCCACTGTACCTGTGCGCTGTCTGCAACTTCAACACCAAGAAGTTTGATACCCTAACAGAGCACAACGAGAGGTGTCACCCTGGGGAGAGCAACTTCAAATTCAAGCGCATCAAAATGAACAACCAGACAATCCTGGAACAGACAATAGAGGGCTGCAGCAACAACGCAGTCATTTACAACACGTCGGGTTCACTTGCTGGCAAAGGGGACAGAGTGGACACCCCCCCACTCAGCAAACCCAACACAGTAAAAACTGCAAAACCAAAAACCTTTTCTACAGATACCAAACGGACAGAATCAGAGAGAGGTAAACTGACCCCTGATCTTGCCAAGAAACCAATAACGGCGCTCAATGTGAACGGGACGGTTATCATCCCAGAGTCGACTCTGCTCAAGGCAGACAGCCTTTCTCACATCATGCCTTCTTTACAGCAGCCTATAAATTACACCCAG GTGCCGAAGATCGCAGTGCCCTTGAACACGACCAAATACAACCCGTTCCTGGACGACAACCTGACACTCATCTCCTCCTTCAACAAGTTCCCCTACCCGACACAAGCCGAGCTCTCCTGGCTCACTGCGGCCTCCAAACACCCAGAGGAGCAAATCAAAGTCTGGTTCACCACACAGCGGCTCAAACAGGGCATCAGCTGGTCACCTGAAGAG GTGGAAGAAGCGAGGAAGAAAATGTTTAACGGCACCATCTCGTCAGTGCCTCAGACTCTAACCGTTGTGGCTCCACAAATTAGCTCCAACTCCTCCAGCATCCAGGCCGCCGACACCACAGCCTCCAAACACCTGCCGTCTGCTGCCTCTGTCCTCCAGTCCGTCCCCTGCCAGATCCTGGGACAGAACAGCCTGGTGCTGACTCCTGTAGCCAATGGCTCCAGTGTCACATGTGCACCGCTGGCGCTCACAGTGGCTAACCAG GTGGCACAGTCACTCAAGCGACCGCTGGCCACTCCTGTGATCGCCACAGAGAGTAAGCGACCCTCCATCATTCAGACCCTCTCGGCACCAACAGGCATGTTGAAGCTGGCATCGTCCAAAATGCTGAGTTTCACAGCAGACCCAAACAAAACGGCCGAGCAGCTGTCAGTGCTGCGGTCCAGCTACACACAGTGTCCTTTTCCTGAGGAAGATGAG ATCTACAGGCTGATAGAGACCACGGGACTGTCCAGGGGAGAGATAAAGAAGTGGTTCAGTGAACAAAGGCTCCTCAATCTCAAAA GTGTAGGATCTTCACCCGTGCTGGTGAGAGCTGAGGCATCCGCACCTGTTCCAGATGGCCCCGTTAAGAAAGCTGTCCCGAGCCAGTTTCCCCTGCTGGAGAGAGTGAAAGGGAAGTCATCGGAGCAGCTCAAGGCGCTGGAGGAGAGTTTCCAGAGAAGCAGCTCGCCGACGGAAAAGGAGCTCG ACCAGCTGGCTCAGGAGACAAGGCTGTCGAAGACGGAGGTGGACTGCTGGTTTTCAGAGCGCTGCGCCCTGAGGGACAACATGGAGAAGGTTCTGCTCACCATGGCCTCCAAGAACACGGAGGACAGACTGGAGCGAGTGGGAGGGTCGCTGCTAAATGGGGGTTCTCACCGAGAGCAGTATGGGAAGACTCTTCGCTCCTCTCCTCACCCACCTgtcctctcctcttcctcctcgtcTTCCTCCTCCCCGCCGGTGCTCGCAGTTTCCTCTCCTCAACCTCCAACAAATTCCTCTTCAAGATCTCCTCCCATCCTAAAGTCTTCTTCTCCACAACCCCCCCTCCTGTCAGTCTCCTCAAGCCCGATGCCCATCTCCAGCTGCTCACTGGCCCTTCTCAGGGAG ATGTTCTGTCAGACTCAGTGGCCATCCCCCGAGGAGTACAGCCAGCTGGAGCTCCAGACAAACCTGGGCCGCACCGATATTGTCCGCTGGTTCAAGGACCACCGCTCAGCCCTGAAGAACGGCGAGACTCTGGACTGGATGGAAGCTCTCCAAAAGGAAAACCTTGCTGAGGAGCAGAAAACCGGCCAACAGCAGAACGGTCAGATCTCTGAGAACAACCGGAGTGTTTCCTTGGAGGTCAAGGCTGTGAATG TGGAGGAGGCCAGTGGGAATGTAGCAGCTGCAGAGAACTCCAAACTGTCCAGCCAAGACAAAGGGCACTGGTTGGCCAAGCGACTAACCCAGGGTGTGACCGATCTGAGCCGAACCAGGAAGGACCAGAACAACTGTGGAGCTTCTGACAAAGGGAG GTGGGTAAACGTCACTGTTGGTGCTGGAGAGGAGACTGAAGGAGTGGAGAGACAGAGGCTGGCAACCGATGCAGGTGTTCTGACTATGGAGCAACCAGGAAGGGTGACTGGTTGA
- the zhx2a gene encoding zinc fingers and homeoboxes protein 2a isoform X2, which translates to MSSRRKASTPCMIRPEQTWVELDDDEDESHKMEVTENHVQEAPMNTAHPVQAEPPTDSDVTGKSSDPPTGPDKPQKEPPDPSKHQRRQQGGYECKYCTFSTQNLNTFKEHVDSNHPNVILNPLYLCAVCNFNTKKFDTLTEHNERCHPGESNFKFKRIKMNNQTILEQTIEGCSNNAVIYNTSGSLAGKGDRVDTPPLSKPNTVKTAKPKTFSTDTKRTESERGKLTPDLAKKPITALNVNGTVIIPESTLLKADSLSHIMPSLQQPINYTQVPKIAVPLNTTKYNPFLDDNLTLISSFNKFPYPTQAELSWLTAASKHPEEQIKVWFTTQRLKQGISWSPEEVEEARKKMFNGTISSVPQTLTVVAPQISSNSSSIQAADTTASKHLPSAASVLQSVPCQILGQNSLVLTPVANGSSVTCAPLALTVANQVAQSLKRPLATPVIATESKRPSIIQTLSAPTGMLKLASSKMLSFTADPNKTAEQLSVLRSSYTQCPFPEEDEIYRLIETTGLSRGEIKKWFSEQRLLNLKRSSPVLVRAEASAPVPDGPVKKAVPSQFPLLERVKGKSSEQLKALEESFQRSSSPTEKELGKALTASTNQLAQETRLSKTEVDCWFSERCALRDNMEKVLLTMASKNTEDRLERVGGSLLNGGSHREQYGKTLRSSPHPPVLSSSSSSSSSPPVLAVSSPQPPTNSSSRSPPILKSSSPQPPLLSVSSSPMPISSCSLALLREMFCQTQWPSPEEYSQLELQTNLGRTDIVRWFKDHRSALKNGETLDWMEALQKENLAEEQKTGQQQNGQISENNRSVSLEVKAVNVEEASGNVAAAENSKLSSQDKGHWLAKRLTQGVTDLSRTRKDQNNCGASDKGRWVNVTVGAGEETEGVERQRLATDAGVLTMEQPGRVTG; encoded by the exons ATGTCAAGTCGACGCAAGGCTTCCACCCCCTGCATGATCCGACCAGAGCAGACATGGGTGGAGCTggatgatgatgaggatgaaTCACACAAAATGGAG GTAACAGAAAACCATGTTCAGGAGGCACCTATGAATACAGCCCATCCTGTCCAAGCAGAGCCACCAACCGATTCGGATGTAACAGGCAAATCCTCAGACCCCCCCACAGGTCCTGACAAACCACAAAAGGAGCCGCCAGACCCCTCCAAACATCAGCGCAGACAGCAGGGGGGCTACGAGTGCAAATATTGCACCTTCTCCACACAGAATCTTAACACTTTTAAAGAACATGTGGACTCCAATCACCCGAATGTCATCCTCAACCCACTGTACCTGTGCGCTGTCTGCAACTTCAACACCAAGAAGTTTGATACCCTAACAGAGCACAACGAGAGGTGTCACCCTGGGGAGAGCAACTTCAAATTCAAGCGCATCAAAATGAACAACCAGACAATCCTGGAACAGACAATAGAGGGCTGCAGCAACAACGCAGTCATTTACAACACGTCGGGTTCACTTGCTGGCAAAGGGGACAGAGTGGACACCCCCCCACTCAGCAAACCCAACACAGTAAAAACTGCAAAACCAAAAACCTTTTCTACAGATACCAAACGGACAGAATCAGAGAGAGGTAAACTGACCCCTGATCTTGCCAAGAAACCAATAACGGCGCTCAATGTGAACGGGACGGTTATCATCCCAGAGTCGACTCTGCTCAAGGCAGACAGCCTTTCTCACATCATGCCTTCTTTACAGCAGCCTATAAATTACACCCAG GTGCCGAAGATCGCAGTGCCCTTGAACACGACCAAATACAACCCGTTCCTGGACGACAACCTGACACTCATCTCCTCCTTCAACAAGTTCCCCTACCCGACACAAGCCGAGCTCTCCTGGCTCACTGCGGCCTCCAAACACCCAGAGGAGCAAATCAAAGTCTGGTTCACCACACAGCGGCTCAAACAGGGCATCAGCTGGTCACCTGAAGAG GTGGAAGAAGCGAGGAAGAAAATGTTTAACGGCACCATCTCGTCAGTGCCTCAGACTCTAACCGTTGTGGCTCCACAAATTAGCTCCAACTCCTCCAGCATCCAGGCCGCCGACACCACAGCCTCCAAACACCTGCCGTCTGCTGCCTCTGTCCTCCAGTCCGTCCCCTGCCAGATCCTGGGACAGAACAGCCTGGTGCTGACTCCTGTAGCCAATGGCTCCAGTGTCACATGTGCACCGCTGGCGCTCACAGTGGCTAACCAG GTGGCACAGTCACTCAAGCGACCGCTGGCCACTCCTGTGATCGCCACAGAGAGTAAGCGACCCTCCATCATTCAGACCCTCTCGGCACCAACAGGCATGTTGAAGCTGGCATCGTCCAAAATGCTGAGTTTCACAGCAGACCCAAACAAAACGGCCGAGCAGCTGTCAGTGCTGCGGTCCAGCTACACACAGTGTCCTTTTCCTGAGGAAGATGAG ATCTACAGGCTGATAGAGACCACGGGACTGTCCAGGGGAGAGATAAAGAAGTGGTTCAGTGAACAAAGGCTCCTCAATCTCAAAA GATCTTCACCCGTGCTGGTGAGAGCTGAGGCATCCGCACCTGTTCCAGATGGCCCCGTTAAGAAAGCTGTCCCGAGCCAGTTTCCCCTGCTGGAGAGAGTGAAAGGGAAGTCATCGGAGCAGCTCAAGGCGCTGGAGGAGAGTTTCCAGAGAAGCAGCTCGCCGACGGAAAAGGAGCTCGGTAAAGCCCTCACCGCTTCCACAA ACCAGCTGGCTCAGGAGACAAGGCTGTCGAAGACGGAGGTGGACTGCTGGTTTTCAGAGCGCTGCGCCCTGAGGGACAACATGGAGAAGGTTCTGCTCACCATGGCCTCCAAGAACACGGAGGACAGACTGGAGCGAGTGGGAGGGTCGCTGCTAAATGGGGGTTCTCACCGAGAGCAGTATGGGAAGACTCTTCGCTCCTCTCCTCACCCACCTgtcctctcctcttcctcctcgtcTTCCTCCTCCCCGCCGGTGCTCGCAGTTTCCTCTCCTCAACCTCCAACAAATTCCTCTTCAAGATCTCCTCCCATCCTAAAGTCTTCTTCTCCACAACCCCCCCTCCTGTCAGTCTCCTCAAGCCCGATGCCCATCTCCAGCTGCTCACTGGCCCTTCTCAGGGAG ATGTTCTGTCAGACTCAGTGGCCATCCCCCGAGGAGTACAGCCAGCTGGAGCTCCAGACAAACCTGGGCCGCACCGATATTGTCCGCTGGTTCAAGGACCACCGCTCAGCCCTGAAGAACGGCGAGACTCTGGACTGGATGGAAGCTCTCCAAAAGGAAAACCTTGCTGAGGAGCAGAAAACCGGCCAACAGCAGAACGGTCAGATCTCTGAGAACAACCGGAGTGTTTCCTTGGAGGTCAAGGCTGTGAATG TGGAGGAGGCCAGTGGGAATGTAGCAGCTGCAGAGAACTCCAAACTGTCCAGCCAAGACAAAGGGCACTGGTTGGCCAAGCGACTAACCCAGGGTGTGACCGATCTGAGCCGAACCAGGAAGGACCAGAACAACTGTGGAGCTTCTGACAAAGGGAG GTGGGTAAACGTCACTGTTGGTGCTGGAGAGGAGACTGAAGGAGTGGAGAGACAGAGGCTGGCAACCGATGCAGGTGTTCTGACTATGGAGCAACCAGGAAGGGTGACTGGTTGA
- the zhx2a gene encoding zinc fingers and homeoboxes protein 2a isoform X1: protein MSSRRKASTPCMIRPEQTWVELDDDEDESHKMEVTENHVQEAPMNTAHPVQAEPPTDSDVTGKSSDPPTGPDKPQKEPPDPSKHQRRQQGGYECKYCTFSTQNLNTFKEHVDSNHPNVILNPLYLCAVCNFNTKKFDTLTEHNERCHPGESNFKFKRIKMNNQTILEQTIEGCSNNAVIYNTSGSLAGKGDRVDTPPLSKPNTVKTAKPKTFSTDTKRTESERGKLTPDLAKKPITALNVNGTVIIPESTLLKADSLSHIMPSLQQPINYTQVPKIAVPLNTTKYNPFLDDNLTLISSFNKFPYPTQAELSWLTAASKHPEEQIKVWFTTQRLKQGISWSPEEVEEARKKMFNGTISSVPQTLTVVAPQISSNSSSIQAADTTASKHLPSAASVLQSVPCQILGQNSLVLTPVANGSSVTCAPLALTVANQVAQSLKRPLATPVIATESKRPSIIQTLSAPTGMLKLASSKMLSFTADPNKTAEQLSVLRSSYTQCPFPEEDEIYRLIETTGLSRGEIKKWFSEQRLLNLKSVGSSPVLVRAEASAPVPDGPVKKAVPSQFPLLERVKGKSSEQLKALEESFQRSSSPTEKELGKALTASTNQLAQETRLSKTEVDCWFSERCALRDNMEKVLLTMASKNTEDRLERVGGSLLNGGSHREQYGKTLRSSPHPPVLSSSSSSSSSPPVLAVSSPQPPTNSSSRSPPILKSSSPQPPLLSVSSSPMPISSCSLALLREMFCQTQWPSPEEYSQLELQTNLGRTDIVRWFKDHRSALKNGETLDWMEALQKENLAEEQKTGQQQNGQISENNRSVSLEVKAVNVEEASGNVAAAENSKLSSQDKGHWLAKRLTQGVTDLSRTRKDQNNCGASDKGRWVNVTVGAGEETEGVERQRLATDAGVLTMEQPGRVTG from the exons ATGTCAAGTCGACGCAAGGCTTCCACCCCCTGCATGATCCGACCAGAGCAGACATGGGTGGAGCTggatgatgatgaggatgaaTCACACAAAATGGAG GTAACAGAAAACCATGTTCAGGAGGCACCTATGAATACAGCCCATCCTGTCCAAGCAGAGCCACCAACCGATTCGGATGTAACAGGCAAATCCTCAGACCCCCCCACAGGTCCTGACAAACCACAAAAGGAGCCGCCAGACCCCTCCAAACATCAGCGCAGACAGCAGGGGGGCTACGAGTGCAAATATTGCACCTTCTCCACACAGAATCTTAACACTTTTAAAGAACATGTGGACTCCAATCACCCGAATGTCATCCTCAACCCACTGTACCTGTGCGCTGTCTGCAACTTCAACACCAAGAAGTTTGATACCCTAACAGAGCACAACGAGAGGTGTCACCCTGGGGAGAGCAACTTCAAATTCAAGCGCATCAAAATGAACAACCAGACAATCCTGGAACAGACAATAGAGGGCTGCAGCAACAACGCAGTCATTTACAACACGTCGGGTTCACTTGCTGGCAAAGGGGACAGAGTGGACACCCCCCCACTCAGCAAACCCAACACAGTAAAAACTGCAAAACCAAAAACCTTTTCTACAGATACCAAACGGACAGAATCAGAGAGAGGTAAACTGACCCCTGATCTTGCCAAGAAACCAATAACGGCGCTCAATGTGAACGGGACGGTTATCATCCCAGAGTCGACTCTGCTCAAGGCAGACAGCCTTTCTCACATCATGCCTTCTTTACAGCAGCCTATAAATTACACCCAG GTGCCGAAGATCGCAGTGCCCTTGAACACGACCAAATACAACCCGTTCCTGGACGACAACCTGACACTCATCTCCTCCTTCAACAAGTTCCCCTACCCGACACAAGCCGAGCTCTCCTGGCTCACTGCGGCCTCCAAACACCCAGAGGAGCAAATCAAAGTCTGGTTCACCACACAGCGGCTCAAACAGGGCATCAGCTGGTCACCTGAAGAG GTGGAAGAAGCGAGGAAGAAAATGTTTAACGGCACCATCTCGTCAGTGCCTCAGACTCTAACCGTTGTGGCTCCACAAATTAGCTCCAACTCCTCCAGCATCCAGGCCGCCGACACCACAGCCTCCAAACACCTGCCGTCTGCTGCCTCTGTCCTCCAGTCCGTCCCCTGCCAGATCCTGGGACAGAACAGCCTGGTGCTGACTCCTGTAGCCAATGGCTCCAGTGTCACATGTGCACCGCTGGCGCTCACAGTGGCTAACCAG GTGGCACAGTCACTCAAGCGACCGCTGGCCACTCCTGTGATCGCCACAGAGAGTAAGCGACCCTCCATCATTCAGACCCTCTCGGCACCAACAGGCATGTTGAAGCTGGCATCGTCCAAAATGCTGAGTTTCACAGCAGACCCAAACAAAACGGCCGAGCAGCTGTCAGTGCTGCGGTCCAGCTACACACAGTGTCCTTTTCCTGAGGAAGATGAG ATCTACAGGCTGATAGAGACCACGGGACTGTCCAGGGGAGAGATAAAGAAGTGGTTCAGTGAACAAAGGCTCCTCAATCTCAAAA GTGTAGGATCTTCACCCGTGCTGGTGAGAGCTGAGGCATCCGCACCTGTTCCAGATGGCCCCGTTAAGAAAGCTGTCCCGAGCCAGTTTCCCCTGCTGGAGAGAGTGAAAGGGAAGTCATCGGAGCAGCTCAAGGCGCTGGAGGAGAGTTTCCAGAGAAGCAGCTCGCCGACGGAAAAGGAGCTCGGTAAAGCCCTCACCGCTTCCACAA ACCAGCTGGCTCAGGAGACAAGGCTGTCGAAGACGGAGGTGGACTGCTGGTTTTCAGAGCGCTGCGCCCTGAGGGACAACATGGAGAAGGTTCTGCTCACCATGGCCTCCAAGAACACGGAGGACAGACTGGAGCGAGTGGGAGGGTCGCTGCTAAATGGGGGTTCTCACCGAGAGCAGTATGGGAAGACTCTTCGCTCCTCTCCTCACCCACCTgtcctctcctcttcctcctcgtcTTCCTCCTCCCCGCCGGTGCTCGCAGTTTCCTCTCCTCAACCTCCAACAAATTCCTCTTCAAGATCTCCTCCCATCCTAAAGTCTTCTTCTCCACAACCCCCCCTCCTGTCAGTCTCCTCAAGCCCGATGCCCATCTCCAGCTGCTCACTGGCCCTTCTCAGGGAG ATGTTCTGTCAGACTCAGTGGCCATCCCCCGAGGAGTACAGCCAGCTGGAGCTCCAGACAAACCTGGGCCGCACCGATATTGTCCGCTGGTTCAAGGACCACCGCTCAGCCCTGAAGAACGGCGAGACTCTGGACTGGATGGAAGCTCTCCAAAAGGAAAACCTTGCTGAGGAGCAGAAAACCGGCCAACAGCAGAACGGTCAGATCTCTGAGAACAACCGGAGTGTTTCCTTGGAGGTCAAGGCTGTGAATG TGGAGGAGGCCAGTGGGAATGTAGCAGCTGCAGAGAACTCCAAACTGTCCAGCCAAGACAAAGGGCACTGGTTGGCCAAGCGACTAACCCAGGGTGTGACCGATCTGAGCCGAACCAGGAAGGACCAGAACAACTGTGGAGCTTCTGACAAAGGGAG GTGGGTAAACGTCACTGTTGGTGCTGGAGAGGAGACTGAAGGAGTGGAGAGACAGAGGCTGGCAACCGATGCAGGTGTTCTGACTATGGAGCAACCAGGAAGGGTGACTGGTTGA
- the derl1 gene encoding derlin-1 produces the protein MSEIGDWFRSIPFITRYWFATSIAVPLIGRLGLVSPMNLTLSPGLVFRRFQLWRPVTATLYFPITPQTGFLYLVNLYFLYHYSSRLETGSFDGRPADYVFMLLFNWICIVITGLLMGMELLLIPMIMSVLYVWAQFNKDTIVSFWFGTRFKAHYLPWVILVFNFIIGESFVNELTGNLVGHLYFFLMFKYPMDLGGRYFLSTPEFLYRFFPNTRGVRGFGVPPPRRPVPQEPAAGGGGRRHNWGQGFRLGGE, from the exons ATGTCAGAGATCGGGGACTGGTTCAGAAGCATCCCTTTCATCACCCGGTATTGGTTTGCTACTTCGATTGCTGTTCCGCTTATCGGTAGACTAGGATTGGTTTCTCCTATGAATCTTACGCTGTCCCCGGGACTGGTGTTTCGCAGATTTCAG CTCTGGAGACCAGTGACAGCAACCCTTTATTTCCCTATTACCCCACAAACTGGGTTTCTATACCTGGTCAACCTTTACTTCCTCTACCATTACTCCTCTCGGCTAGAAACAG GATCATTTGATGGCCGGCCTGCAGACTATGTGTTCATGCTCCTTTTCAACTGGATCTGCATTGTT ATAACTGGGCTGCTGATGGGCATGGAG CTGCTGCTGATCCCGATGATCATGTCAGTGTTGTACGTCTGGGCTCAGTTCAACAAAGATACGATCGTGTCCTTCTGGTTCGGAACTCGCTTCAAG GCACATTATCTACCTTGGGTCATCCTGGTCTTCAACTTTATAATCGGAGAGTC GTTTGTGAATGAGCTGACAGGCAACCTGGTGGGCCACCTCTACTTCTTCCTCATGTTCAAATACCCCATGGACCTGGGAGGACGCTACTTCCTCTCCACACCAGAGTTCTT ATATCGGTTCTTTCCTAACACGAGAGGAGTAAGAGGGTTTGGAGTTCCTCCACCCAGGAGACCAGTTCCCCAGGAGCcagcagctggaggaggaggacgacGTCACAACTGGGGACAAGGCTTTCGCCTTGGGGGAGAATGA